A stretch of DNA from Lysinibacillus sp. B2A1:
CCATTTGCATAGGCAGCTGAAATTTCAGACTGCGTTTTTGCATCATAGCCTGAAATATCCGTAAATGGCGCCTGTTGTTGTGTTGTTAAGCCTAAGCTTCTGACAAGCATAGCAGCAGCCTGTGCACGAGTTACATTCTGTTCAGGTCTAAACGTTCCATCTACATAGCCTTTCATAATCCCTACTTCAGCTATTTTCTGAATAAAATCCTTTGCCCAGTGATTCTCTATATCAGTAAAGCTTAAAGTTTCCCCCAATGAAAAAGTTATAGTTGGACTTTGTACGCTTTGATTGCCTGCAGCATCCACTGCTTTTACAGCGACAGTATATGATGCATGATCCGTTAAATGTTCTAACGTAATTGTCGTTGTCTCAGCATTTTGCGTAGCTGTTAACTCACCATTTACATAAACTTTGTAGCTTTGCACACCTACATTGTCAGTAGCCTTCTGCCAATTTACTTGCACGGTTGTACTATTTTGAATAGTTGTACCGATCACTTTTGATACATCCCATAATGAGCTTGCTTTAATCGCTGGTAAAAATGCCTCATTTGCGACTGCCATATAGCCAGCTTCACTTAAATGTATATTTTCTGGATTTGGTAAATGGCTTGGCACATCCTTTGCCACAATGTCATATGTTGGGACAAATACGCCTCCTGCCTTTTCAACAGTTGTTTTTATTGTAGTATTTACTGCAGCTAGTAATAGTTTAAATTGTTTTTGTAGATCCTCACTATAGTACGGGAAGGAATTATAATAGCCCATCACATAAACCTGTGCGTTCGGATTTAGCTTTTTAATTTCTGCTAAAATAGCAGTTATATTTGTGACTGCATCTTGTGAAGCCTTTAGAATTGCTGTTGCATTAATACCCGTAGCTTGAGATTCCTTTAAAATTGGTATTAAATCATTAGCGCCTGCCGTTAAAGTAATAATCTCTGCCTCTTTAATAGACGTACGAAGCTTTACCTGTTCATTCGGATAGCCAAAGCCAACCACTGGCTTCTCGACATCATTTTGTAAATCCTCCAATACGTTTTTCGTAGTATAACCTGTATAAGCAAAGCCCTTATTATATGAAGTAATGAGGCCCTCTTTCTGCAAAGCCTGTGCAACAAAATCGGCATACCCTAATCCGATAATTCCCACTTCATTCATGCCATGAGCCAGTGAATCCCCTAGTGCT
This window harbors:
- a CDS encoding N-acetylmuramoyl-L-alanine amidase; this translates as MKFSKKFQFLASSVLALQLVVPIGANAEEQRDLIAPSWVTQADYVALGDSLAHGMNEVGIIGLGYADFVAQALQKEGLITSYNKGFAYTGYTTKNVLEDLQNDVEKPVVGFGYPNEQVKLRTSIKEAEIITLTAGANDLIPILKESQATGINATAILKASQDAVTNITAILAEIKKLNPNAQVYVMGYYNSFPYYSEDLQKQFKLLLAAVNTTIKTTVEKAGGVFVPTYDIVAKDVPSHLPNPENIHLSEAGYMAVANEAFLPAIKASSLWDVSKVIGTTIQNSTTVQVNWQKATDNVGVQSYKVYVNGELTATQNAETTTITLEHLTDHASYTVAVKAVDAAGNQSVQSPTITFSLGETLSFTDIENHWAKDFIQKIAEVGIMKGYVDGTFRPEQNVTRAQAAAMLVRSLGLTTQQQAPFTDISGYDAKTQSEISAAYANGLIKGTDGKFNPGQPITRAQLALMINRAYELQQKKPYVVKGNMPFTDIAVYNEETKRAITMLYELGIVTGSEGKFLPEASTKRSHAAKIFVNFSDLF